One genomic segment of Arthrobacter sp. zg-Y1110 includes these proteins:
- a CDS encoding YhgE/Pip domain-containing protein, which translates to MSAHAMESDSRPQGRGHGRHSYWSPRFWLLPLLVLLLLGGAGTALYIGGLGSPGDHLKHFPLAVVNQDRGATPPDGGSRENLGQNITDQMQQGFARNDEIDLRVLSWDDAQDQLRKGQIHGAVVIPESFSADALGLVSGALSDADVTRPSITVYSNPLAGPLASSLATSAVDPALEQANTALGEQLTSAAEEAQTEARAEQQRELGELGLPAQVQEQVAPTVDGTSTDLLRAPISVTTTAYETPPEGSALGMGAFFYSVLLMVVGVSGSVAIHFLVDSRLGVAPVEMGPRFALGPRVQPARWKTYLIKWGIVVLGALPTAGLMMWVASAVGMPIPHGGWFFLTTWLSIVTVSAVTTALITLFGSIGMVLSLIYVVFMGLPAATGVVPLEALPGFFAFIARGEPLYQMTMANRAVLYFDAEGDAGLQSGIIGMLILILIAVVLAMVFSVLYDRMFGRRRAELVPGPAKA; encoded by the coding sequence ATGTCGGCACATGCGATGGAATCCGATTCCCGGCCCCAGGGGCGCGGACACGGCAGGCACTCGTATTGGTCCCCCCGGTTCTGGCTCCTGCCTCTGCTGGTGCTTCTGCTGCTGGGCGGTGCCGGCACCGCCCTGTACATCGGCGGTCTCGGCAGTCCGGGGGACCACCTCAAGCACTTTCCGCTGGCCGTGGTGAACCAGGACAGGGGCGCGACGCCGCCCGACGGCGGCAGCCGCGAGAACCTCGGGCAGAACATCACCGACCAGATGCAGCAGGGCTTCGCGCGAAACGACGAAATCGATCTGCGTGTCCTGTCCTGGGACGACGCCCAGGACCAGCTGCGCAAGGGGCAGATCCACGGCGCCGTCGTCATCCCGGAGTCCTTTTCGGCCGACGCCCTGGGACTGGTGAGCGGTGCACTGAGCGACGCGGACGTTACGCGGCCGTCCATCACCGTCTACTCGAACCCGTTGGCCGGGCCACTGGCGAGCAGCCTGGCGACCTCCGCCGTCGACCCGGCGCTCGAGCAGGCCAACACCGCCCTGGGGGAGCAGCTGACCTCCGCCGCGGAGGAAGCCCAGACCGAGGCCCGGGCCGAGCAACAGCGCGAGCTCGGGGAGCTGGGCCTGCCGGCACAGGTGCAGGAGCAGGTGGCACCAACCGTGGACGGCACCTCGACGGACCTGCTCCGGGCTCCGATTTCTGTCACCACCACCGCTTATGAAACCCCGCCGGAAGGTTCCGCCCTTGGCATGGGTGCGTTTTTCTACTCCGTGCTGCTGATGGTGGTGGGCGTCAGTGGTTCCGTGGCCATCCACTTCCTGGTCGATTCGCGGCTGGGGGTGGCGCCGGTCGAAATGGGGCCGCGGTTTGCCCTGGGGCCGAGGGTGCAGCCTGCCCGGTGGAAAACCTACCTGATCAAGTGGGGCATCGTCGTCCTGGGTGCGCTGCCGACGGCTGGGCTGATGATGTGGGTGGCGTCCGCCGTCGGGATGCCGATTCCGCACGGCGGCTGGTTCTTCCTCACGACCTGGCTGTCCATCGTCACGGTGTCGGCGGTCACCACGGCGCTGATCACTCTGTTCGGCAGCATCGGCATGGTGCTCTCACTGATCTACGTGGTGTTTATGGGCCTGCCTGCCGCGACCGGAGTGGTGCCGCTGGAGGCCCTGCCGGGGTTCTTTGCTTTCATCGCCCGAGGCGAGCCGCTCTACCAGATGACCATGGCCAACCGGGCGGTGCTGTATTTCGATGCCGAAGGTGACGCGGGCCTGCAGAGCGGGATCATCGGCATGCTCATTCTCATTCTCATAGCAGTTGTGCTGGCCATGGTCTTCTCGGTCCTTTATGACCGCATGTTCGGCCGACGCCGGGCGGAGCTTGTCCCGGGGCCGGCCAAGGCTTGA
- a CDS encoding NUDIX domain-containing protein, which produces MNRFQVVPASYLIFQRRDRVLLQLRQGTGYMDGYWATAAAGHVEAGESAVQAAVREAREELGIAVAPDDVVPLTSMHRTQEDTGTAVDERVDFFFRCAAWSGEPRIMEPGKAARLEWFSLDDLPADVVPHERFVFERLRSGLPPIVTFGFGTPEPPRGDVHDYQCRDPAVPARG; this is translated from the coding sequence TTGAACCGATTCCAGGTTGTGCCGGCCAGCTATCTCATCTTCCAGCGCCGGGACCGGGTGCTGCTGCAGCTCCGGCAGGGCACCGGGTACATGGACGGCTACTGGGCCACGGCCGCAGCCGGACATGTGGAGGCGGGGGAGTCAGCCGTGCAGGCCGCCGTGCGGGAGGCGCGGGAGGAACTCGGCATAGCGGTGGCGCCCGACGACGTCGTGCCGCTGACGTCCATGCACCGCACGCAGGAGGACACCGGGACAGCCGTGGACGAGCGGGTGGACTTCTTCTTCCGCTGCGCCGCCTGGTCGGGGGAGCCGCGCATCATGGAGCCCGGCAAGGCGGCCCGGCTGGAGTGGTTTTCCCTGGATGACCTGCCCGCCGACGTCGTCCCGCATGAGAGGTTTGTCTTCGAACGTTTGCGCAGCGGCCTGCCGCCCATTGTCACGTTCGGGTTTGGAACGCCTGAGCCTCCGAGGGGAGACGTACATGATTACCAGTGCAGGGATCCTGCTGTACCGGCGCGGGGCTGA
- a CDS encoding helix-turn-helix domain-containing protein has product MTEESLSGVGDRLRSLRTQRRTTLASLSETTGISVSTLSRLESGQRRPTLELLMPLARVYGVTLDELVAAPPMGDPRVHMRPIRRHGALIIPLTQKATGIGAYKYILPATDHPAVPDPRTHEGYEWIYILSGQLRLVLGDEELILHPGEAAEFSTRLPHWMASATADAVEFIALFGPQGERAHLRARPSPA; this is encoded by the coding sequence GTGACCGAAGAATCCCTGTCCGGCGTCGGAGACCGCCTGCGTTCCCTCCGGACGCAACGCCGCACCACGCTCGCCAGCCTGTCCGAGACCACCGGCATATCGGTGAGCACGTTGTCGCGCCTGGAGTCCGGCCAACGGCGGCCTACGCTGGAGCTGCTGATGCCCCTGGCCCGCGTCTACGGGGTCACCCTCGATGAACTCGTCGCCGCTCCCCCCATGGGAGATCCCCGCGTGCATATGCGTCCCATCCGGCGGCACGGGGCGCTCATCATTCCCCTCACCCAAAAGGCCACCGGCATAGGTGCCTACAAGTACATCCTCCCGGCGACCGACCACCCCGCAGTTCCGGATCCGCGAACCCACGAGGGATACGAGTGGATCTACATCCTCAGCGGACAGCTGCGGCTCGTGCTCGGTGACGAGGAATTGATCCTGCATCCCGGTGAAGCCGCTGAGTTCAGTACCCGGCTGCCGCATTGGATGGCCAGCGCCACGGCAGACGCGGTGGAGTTCATAGCCCTTTTCGGACCCCAGGGTGAGCGGGCCCATCTGCGCGCGCGCCCGTCGCCTGCCTAA
- a CDS encoding TetR/AcrR family transcriptional regulator, producing MGQHGDKARGTLLDAAEELFARHGIDAVSNRRIAEHAGTANHSAVAYHFGGRDELLEALITRHLEDTYRRRALLLEQLDDGAGLHDLLACLILPWVDHLASLPVPSWRARFLHQMRAVPSMESVLQRSAVASPVTEDLIRRTQAAVGDLAPTVLHGRSWILGNMTIGVCAEYEARIEDGAETPNWTGVGYFLIDSCAGMLSAPVTHPGDFLPQPSPVYLL from the coding sequence TGCCCGGCACGGCATCGATGCCGTGTCCAACCGGCGGATCGCAGAGCACGCGGGAACCGCAAACCACTCCGCCGTCGCCTACCACTTCGGGGGGCGCGATGAACTGCTCGAGGCGTTGATCACCCGCCATCTCGAAGACACCTACCGCCGGCGTGCGCTGCTCCTGGAACAACTGGACGACGGCGCGGGTCTCCACGATTTGCTGGCCTGCCTGATCCTGCCGTGGGTGGACCATTTGGCGTCACTGCCCGTGCCGAGCTGGCGGGCGCGTTTCCTGCACCAGATGCGTGCGGTGCCCTCCATGGAGTCCGTGCTTCAGCGGTCGGCCGTGGCCAGCCCTGTCACCGAGGACTTGATCCGCCGGACCCAGGCCGCCGTCGGGGACCTCGCTCCCACTGTCCTGCACGGCCGTTCGTGGATCCTGGGCAACATGACCATCGGGGTCTGCGCGGAGTACGAGGCGCGCATCGAGGACGGAGCCGAGACACCGAACTGGACCGGGGTGGGCTACTTCCTGATCGATTCCTGCGCCGGGATGCTGTCCGCCCCGGTGACGCACCCCGGCGACTTCCTTCCGCAGCCCTCCCCGGTCTACCTGCTCTAG
- a CDS encoding NAD(P)/FAD-dependent oxidoreductase — MATGEYDVVVVGGAAAGLSGALILARARRSVAVVDAADPRNSPAAHVHNHLGLEGAPPSEFTAAGRAEIAGYGAVVLDGSVSTVTRGDGGRFLVSLADGESLLARRVLAASGARDILPDIPGLAQYWGKDVLHCPYCHGWEVRDRQIGILAGDLETAVHQALMWRQWSKDIGLFLHTAGEPDSAQAEELAARGIRVVAGKVTAVEGDSRLTGLRLASGEVVQRQAVVIVAPVHARAGYLADLGIEPVEQFVGERLAGTAVPAAEPTGATTVPGVYAAGNIVVPSMQVTGAAAAGLAAGAAVNADLIAEETERAVAAARVGRSGG; from the coding sequence ATGGCAACGGGCGAGTACGACGTCGTGGTGGTCGGCGGCGCAGCGGCAGGCCTGAGCGGAGCGTTGATCCTGGCGCGTGCCCGCCGGTCCGTTGCGGTGGTTGACGCAGCAGATCCCCGCAATTCCCCGGCCGCCCACGTGCACAACCACCTGGGTCTAGAGGGTGCGCCGCCGTCGGAATTCACTGCCGCCGGCCGCGCCGAGATCGCCGGCTACGGAGCCGTTGTGCTGGACGGATCGGTCTCCACGGTTACCCGCGGCGACGGCGGCCGGTTCCTCGTCTCCTTGGCCGACGGGGAATCCTTGCTGGCCCGGCGGGTGCTGGCCGCTTCCGGAGCACGGGACATCCTGCCGGACATTCCGGGACTGGCGCAGTACTGGGGGAAGGATGTGCTGCACTGTCCGTACTGCCATGGATGGGAAGTCCGGGACCGGCAGATCGGGATTCTTGCCGGAGACCTTGAGACTGCTGTGCATCAGGCGCTGATGTGGCGGCAGTGGAGCAAGGACATTGGGCTGTTTCTGCACACAGCGGGAGAGCCGGACAGCGCGCAGGCCGAAGAGCTGGCCGCCCGCGGCATCCGGGTGGTTGCCGGCAAAGTCACCGCAGTGGAGGGAGACTCCCGGCTCACCGGACTACGCCTGGCCTCGGGCGAAGTGGTGCAGCGGCAGGCAGTGGTGATCGTTGCCCCGGTGCACGCCCGTGCCGGCTATCTGGCGGATCTGGGCATCGAACCGGTGGAACAGTTCGTGGGGGAGCGGCTCGCCGGAACAGCGGTGCCGGCGGCAGAACCCACCGGAGCCACAACCGTTCCCGGGGTTTATGCAGCCGGAAATATCGTGGTCCCGTCGATGCAGGTGACCGGAGCGGCAGCGGCAGGTCTGGCGGCGGGGGCAGCCGTCAACGCGGACCTGATTGCTGAAGAAACGGAACGTGCCGTCGCGGCTGCCAGGGTCGGCCGGTCCGGCGGGTAG
- a CDS encoding NUDIX domain-containing protein: MITSAGILLYRRGAEGLEVWIGHMGGPFWARKDEHAWSLPKGEYQPEEEPRAAALREFAEEMGTQAPAAEYLLLGTFRQSAQKTVTVFAAEADFAPERIESNTFELEWPRGSGTVREYPEIDRAGWFPVSVARTKLVKGQVQVLDALVRMLGE, from the coding sequence ATGATTACCAGTGCAGGGATCCTGCTGTACCGGCGCGGGGCTGAAGGCCTGGAGGTATGGATAGGCCATATGGGCGGTCCGTTCTGGGCGCGGAAGGACGAGCATGCCTGGTCTCTTCCCAAGGGGGAGTACCAGCCCGAGGAGGAACCGCGGGCCGCAGCACTGCGGGAGTTCGCCGAGGAGATGGGAACTCAGGCGCCGGCGGCCGAGTATCTGCTGCTGGGCACTTTCCGGCAGTCGGCACAAAAGACCGTGACGGTCTTCGCCGCGGAGGCGGACTTTGCTCCGGAACGGATCGAGAGCAACACATTCGAACTGGAATGGCCGCGGGGATCGGGCACCGTCCGCGAGTACCCGGAGATCGACCGGGCCGGCTGGTTTCCGGTGTCCGTTGCGCGTACCAAGCTGGTCAAGGGGCAGGTCCAGGTGCTGGACGCACTGGTACGGATGCTGGGGGAGTAG
- a CDS encoding NAD(P)/FAD-dependent oxidoreductase, producing the protein MAIYDVVVVGGSAAGLSGALALARARRTVAVVDDGDPRNAPAAHVHNYLGREGASPAELYAVGRDEVTGYGGVVLNGSVSTVTRGDDGRFRVSLADGGSLVARRVLAASGARDVLPEIPGLAAHWGKDVLHCPYCHGWEVQDQQIGIIAQNLEGAVHQALMWRQWSEDVVLFLHTAGEPDSGQAEQLAARGIRTVPGEVTGVEGEPRLTGVRLVTGEVVQRQAVVVFAPLQARAGYLADLGIEPVEQVMGNLSVGTAVPVDATGATSVPGVYAAGNVVVPMMQVIGAAAAGLGAGAAINADLIAEETERAVADSLSRRAVRQP; encoded by the coding sequence ATGGCAATCTATGACGTAGTGGTGGTGGGCGGTTCGGCCGCCGGTTTGAGCGGAGCCCTGGCATTGGCGCGTGCCCGCCGGACCGTGGCCGTGGTGGACGACGGAGATCCGCGCAACGCCCCGGCGGCCCACGTGCACAATTACCTGGGCAGGGAAGGTGCCTCGCCGGCGGAGCTGTACGCCGTTGGCCGGGACGAGGTCACCGGCTACGGGGGCGTGGTGCTGAACGGATCCGTGAGTACGGTGACCCGAGGCGATGACGGCCGCTTCCGGGTGAGCCTGGCAGACGGGGGATCACTCGTAGCGCGCCGGGTGCTGGCGGCCTCCGGAGCACGTGATGTCCTGCCTGAGATTCCGGGGCTGGCGGCGCACTGGGGAAAAGACGTGCTGCATTGCCCGTACTGCCACGGCTGGGAGGTCCAGGACCAGCAGATCGGGATCATCGCGCAGAACCTTGAAGGTGCGGTTCATCAGGCGCTGATGTGGCGGCAGTGGAGTGAGGACGTTGTGTTGTTCCTGCACACAGCGGGAGAGCCGGACAGCGGACAGGCCGAACAACTGGCCGCCCGCGGTATCCGGACGGTGCCGGGTGAAGTGACCGGAGTGGAGGGAGAGCCCCGGCTCACCGGAGTGCGCCTGGTGACGGGCGAAGTGGTGCAGCGGCAAGCCGTTGTTGTCTTTGCCCCGCTCCAGGCACGGGCCGGTTACCTGGCGGACCTCGGAATCGAACCGGTGGAGCAGGTGATGGGGAACCTTTCCGTCGGAACGGCAGTGCCGGTCGACGCAACCGGGGCCACGAGTGTCCCGGGCGTATATGCCGCCGGCAACGTAGTGGTTCCCATGATGCAGGTCATCGGAGCGGCAGCTGCGGGCCTGGGAGCGGGAGCTGCGATCAACGCGGACCTGATTGCCGAGGAAACGGAACGCGCCGTGGCGGATTCCCTGTCCCGCAGGGCTGTACGGCAGCCCTAG
- a CDS encoding ATP-binding cassette domain-containing protein codes for MDSTGVEHEAPASSAGTTAPAHLLSLEHVGKHYGNIIALRDVTMAVDAGRVTCVLGDNGAGKSTLIKIVAGLHQHDEGTLTISGEERRLSSPREALDAGIAAVYQDLAVVSLMPIWRNFFLGSELTTGAGPFRRLDVARMKKITKQELSEMGIDLRDVEQPIGQLSGGERQCVAIARAVYFGAKVLILDEPTAALGVKQSGVVLRYILQARDRGLGVIFITHNPHHAYPVGDRFLLLKRGRSTGYYNKQDITLDQLTTQMAGGEELVELAQELEALGGHGDIVAEVEAEVGGTEPGRG; via the coding sequence ATGGACAGCACCGGAGTTGAACACGAGGCCCCCGCGAGCAGCGCCGGGACCACCGCACCGGCACACCTGCTCTCCTTGGAGCACGTGGGCAAGCACTACGGGAACATCATTGCCCTTCGCGATGTCACCATGGCGGTCGACGCCGGACGCGTCACCTGCGTGCTGGGCGACAACGGCGCCGGCAAGTCCACCCTGATCAAAATCGTGGCCGGACTCCACCAGCACGATGAAGGCACCCTGACCATCTCCGGGGAGGAACGGCGGCTCTCCTCCCCGCGGGAGGCCCTGGACGCCGGCATCGCCGCCGTCTACCAGGACCTGGCAGTCGTGTCCCTGATGCCGATCTGGCGGAACTTCTTCCTGGGCTCGGAGCTCACCACCGGCGCCGGACCGTTCCGCCGGCTCGACGTTGCGCGGATGAAAAAGATCACCAAGCAGGAACTTTCGGAGATGGGCATTGACCTCCGCGACGTGGAGCAGCCCATCGGACAGTTGTCCGGCGGCGAACGGCAATGCGTGGCCATTGCCCGGGCGGTGTACTTCGGTGCCAAGGTGCTGATCCTCGACGAGCCGACGGCGGCACTCGGGGTGAAGCAGTCCGGGGTGGTGCTGCGGTACATCCTGCAGGCACGGGACCGCGGACTGGGGGTCATCTTCATTACCCACAATCCGCACCATGCGTATCCCGTGGGAGACCGGTTCCTGCTCCTCAAGCGGGGCCGGTCCACCGGCTACTACAACAAGCAGGACATCACCCTCGACCAGCTGACCACCCAGATGGCCGGCGGCGAGGAACTGGTGGAACTGGCCCAGGAGCTGGAGGCACTTGGCGGCCACGGCGACATCGTCGCCGAGGTGGAGGCCGAAGTCGGCGGCACGGAACCGGGCCGGGGCTAG
- a CDS encoding Gfo/Idh/MocA family oxidoreductase, producing the protein MKTRQEPDTIRLGLAGVGRIGTLHARNLAELGTGEGTLPPVQLVIADAAAERAHTVAQRLGAASVPSAEALLDEGIDGLVIAAGTLAHPDLVRMGVDAGVPVFCEKPLAGDTAASLPVLEYVQARGGVVQMGHQRRFDAGYLAAKRLLQDGALGWVQSFRAVTSDMEPPPVGFLASSGGLFRDCSVHDFDILRWLTGREIVRVYAVGSNKGDPEIGRVGDIDTGLALVTLDDGTVGTVSAARYNGAGHDVRLEIAGSRSTLLVGLDDTMAVRSAEPGVDFPSGRPPHSFAERFEAAYRAEMAAFVELVLGRRDNPCTPVESVAASRVADAAQESLLTGLPVNLG; encoded by the coding sequence GTGAAGACCCGGCAGGAACCCGACACGATCCGCCTGGGGCTGGCCGGCGTCGGACGGATCGGGACCCTGCATGCGCGGAACCTCGCCGAGCTGGGCACGGGGGAGGGAACCCTTCCGCCGGTGCAGCTGGTCATCGCCGACGCCGCCGCGGAGCGGGCGCATACCGTGGCGCAGCGCCTCGGTGCCGCATCCGTTCCCTCGGCGGAAGCACTTCTTGATGAAGGGATTGACGGGCTGGTGATAGCCGCAGGCACGCTCGCCCATCCGGACCTCGTGCGCATGGGGGTGGACGCAGGGGTGCCGGTCTTCTGCGAAAAGCCCCTTGCCGGGGACACCGCGGCGTCCCTGCCGGTGCTGGAGTATGTCCAGGCCCGCGGCGGCGTCGTCCAGATGGGCCATCAGCGGCGCTTCGATGCCGGCTACCTGGCGGCGAAACGGCTGCTGCAGGACGGCGCGCTCGGCTGGGTCCAGTCCTTCCGGGCCGTGACCTCGGACATGGAGCCGCCGCCCGTCGGGTTCCTGGCGTCCTCCGGCGGCTTGTTCCGTGACTGTTCCGTGCATGATTTCGACATCCTCCGCTGGCTGACGGGCCGCGAGATTGTCCGGGTGTATGCCGTGGGGTCCAACAAGGGGGATCCGGAGATCGGCCGCGTGGGTGACATTGACACCGGGCTGGCCCTCGTCACGCTCGACGACGGGACGGTAGGGACCGTGTCCGCTGCGCGCTACAACGGGGCGGGGCATGACGTGCGGCTGGAGATTGCCGGCTCCCGCTCCACGCTGCTGGTGGGCCTGGACGACACGATGGCGGTCCGCTCCGCGGAACCGGGCGTCGATTTCCCCTCCGGCAGGCCGCCGCATTCCTTCGCCGAGCGTTTCGAAGCGGCCTACCGGGCGGAGATGGCCGCTTTCGTGGAACTGGTCCTCGGCCGCCGGGACAACCCCTGCACGCCTGTTGAGTCCGTGGCGGCCTCCCGGGTGGCCGATGCCGCGCAGGAGTCGCTGCTGACCGGCCTGCCGGTGAACCTCGGCTAG
- a CDS encoding MerR family transcriptional regulator: MDWSIADVAKLAGTTSRTLRHYDSIGLLAPSRVGANGYRYYDRAALVRLQRILLLRQLGMGLPQIGQVLEGQRDDAAALAEHLVYLQDEQARLQTQIRAVRSTLEALKGDEEIMAEKMFEGFDHTTYREEVEERWGTEAYAESDRWWRSLDDAGKRGFSAEHSALQDAWDEVQRRGSAPASAEAQELARRHAEWIAAGTRKEPDPQMLIGIAEMYVADDRFGANYTREFNSGAQYVRDALVAYARGLPG, encoded by the coding sequence GTGGACTGGTCCATTGCGGACGTGGCGAAACTGGCCGGAACAACCTCCCGGACCCTGCGCCATTACGACAGCATCGGCCTGCTGGCCCCCTCACGGGTCGGCGCCAACGGCTACCGGTATTACGACCGGGCAGCCCTGGTCCGGCTGCAGCGGATACTGCTGCTGCGCCAGCTCGGAATGGGCCTGCCGCAGATCGGGCAGGTATTGGAAGGCCAGCGGGATGATGCCGCTGCCTTGGCCGAGCATCTGGTGTATCTCCAGGATGAGCAGGCCCGGCTGCAGACACAGATACGTGCAGTGCGCTCGACGCTGGAGGCACTGAAAGGAGATGAGGAAATCATGGCAGAGAAAATGTTTGAAGGCTTTGACCACACCACATACCGCGAGGAGGTGGAAGAACGCTGGGGCACGGAGGCCTACGCCGAATCCGACCGCTGGTGGCGTTCCCTGGACGACGCCGGCAAGCGCGGCTTCTCCGCTGAACATTCAGCACTGCAGGACGCCTGGGACGAGGTTCAGCGCCGGGGGTCGGCGCCTGCGAGCGCCGAAGCGCAGGAACTCGCGCGGAGGCATGCGGAATGGATCGCTGCCGGTACCCGGAAGGAGCCCGATCCGCAGATGCTGATCGGCATCGCTGAAATGTATGTGGCCGATGACCGCTTCGGAGCCAACTACACCCGTGAGTTCAACTCGGGTGCGCAGTATGTCCGCGACGCGCTGGTCGCCTACGCCCGGGGCCTGCCGGGGTAG